In a single window of the Balearica regulorum gibbericeps isolate bBalReg1 chromosome 7, bBalReg1.pri, whole genome shotgun sequence genome:
- the ZNF488 gene encoding zinc finger protein 488: MMELTSLPKFLWTSDNKLLHHHFPDILATVHTTQDIPEEVVFGPCMLQNTLLDTVAFIALKCSDRRNIHYVFKVDVTSVHSPTGLPWMRLVQAAANSREQNLEAYLENSQLYYRSTRKINKNEELLVWYDEELSSLLGFNEIKAQSPQNELRCQECDRVFKCEYSYLSHVRFLCVPEKSALLWRNFQDPKTEKSNLVEQTTNFHSLARDLEVKMAACKDDAHGLIGEKRAKSEEAENNRSRKTVLLEKTNNLSEEHNCGGKEEVGGEHALAGSFWKLSSGKQSARKDALEQKQSAFTEVRRMKEKLRHERPKESEQEGGMVPLGKEQVSKEMLLNSSGSAFSFVWPTRARGEQKSAFSKPSKCLAERAAINSSHPMSESAKSLGELSGFIATTDIMCCSTLLNSKFFVSDLCNAQMLQTSITRSNVFPYTSEPWPKQAGGQLQNTTTTSSSSLTLLPPTFTSFGVAAQNWCAKCNLSFRMTSDLVFHMRSHHKKEYSSTESQCKRRREEKLTCPICHEYFRERHHLSRHMTSHN; the protein is encoded by the exons ATGATGGAACTTACATCTTTGCCTAAATTCCTTTGGACAAGTGACAACAAACTTCTACATCACCATTTTCCGGACATATTGGCTACTGTTCATACCACACAAGACATTCCCGAAGAAGTTGTTTTTGGACCATGCATGCTCCAGAACACCCTGCTGGACACTGTAGCTTTTATTGCTCTCAAGTGTTCTGATAGACGGAATATCCACTATGTATTTAAG GTGGATGTTACATCTGTGCACAGTCCCACAGGACTGCCTTGGATGAGACTTGTACAAGCAGCTGCCAACAGCAGGGAGCAGAACTTGGAAGCTTACTTAGAAAACAGTCAGTTATATTATCGCTCTACTAGGAAAATCAACAAAAATGAGGAACTGCTTGTCTGGTATGATGAGGAGCTTTCTAGCCTCTTGGGTTTCAATGAGATAAAAGCTCAGAGTCCACAGAATG AGTTGAGATGCCAAGAATGTGACCGAGTCTTTAAATGCGAATATTCCTATCTCTCCCATGTTCGCTTCCTGTGTGTCCCAGAGAAGAGCGCCCTGCTATGGAGAAACTTCCAAGACCCTAAGACTGAAAAGAGCAACTTAGTTGAGCAGACCACGAATTTCCACAGCCTGGCAAGGGATCTAGAGGTCAAAATGGCAGCTTGTAAAGATGATGCCCATGGTCTCATAGgagaaaagagagcaaaatcTGAAGAGGCTGAGAACAACAGGAGCAGGAAAACAGTGTTGTTGGAGAAAACCAATAATTTGAGTGAGGAACATAACTGTGGGGGCAAGGAGGAGGTTGGGGGAGAGCATGCATTGGCTGGTTCTTTCTGGAAGCTTAGTTCAGGGAAGCAGTCAGCTAGGAAGGATGCTTTAGAGCAGAAGCAGAGTGCTTTCACTGAGGTCAGGAGGATGAAGGAGAAGCTGAGGCATGAGAGACCAAAGGAGTCAGAACAGGAGGGTGGCATGGTCCCACTTGGCAAAGAGCAGGTATCAAAGGAAATGTTGCTGAACTCCTCTGGTAGTGCATTCTCCTTTGTGTGGCCCACCAGAGCCCGAGGAGAACAGAAGAGTGCTTTCAGCAAACCCAGTAAGTGTCTAGCAGAAAGAGCTGCAATAAATTCTTCTCATCCCATGAGTGAGTCAGCAAAGAGCCTGGGGGAGCTGTCCGGCTTCATTGCCACCACAGACATCATGTGCTGCAGCACTCTTCTCAATTCCAAGTTCTTTGTCAGTGATTTGTGTAATGCTCAGATGCTGCAGACAAGCATCACTCGGAGCAATGTTTTCCCATATACCTCAGAACCGTGGCCCAAACAAGCAGGAGGGCAGTTACAAAACACAACCAccacttcctcctcttccttgaCTCTTCTTCCCCCGACCTTCACGTCCTTTGGAGTGGCTGCCCAGAACTGGTGTGCCAAATGCAACCTGTCCTTTCGCATGACATCTGATTTAGTCTTCCACATGCGGTCACATCACAAAAAAGAATACTCCTCAACTGAGTCCCAGTGCAAGAGGAGACGAGAGGAGAAGCTAACATGTCCCATTTGTCATGAGTACTTCCGAGAACGCCATCATCTATCCCGGCACATGACTTCTCATAATTAG